From a single Lolium rigidum isolate FL_2022 chromosome 7, APGP_CSIRO_Lrig_0.1, whole genome shotgun sequence genomic region:
- the LOC124673690 gene encoding disease resistance protein RPS2-like has protein sequence MTDAISAAGSCLQPLCECLDGTGMLDAAAREVASFLRLKSNWGDLDRAKELLQAVETTVRARVTAEMDKLNVCDPQVQVWLKRVDELQLEDIDEEYGRLLKYSCISQCTLHAHRRTAVGRRVVEALEEANKLIEEGRRFKEFGFKPLPRIVDPLPQIKTFGLETMRSQLHNLFEKGESNIIGVWGQGGVGKTTLLHVFNNHLDKKIHDYQVVIFIEVSNSETLNTVEIQQTISERLNLPWNEAEPVGKRAKFLVKALARKRFVILLDDVRKKFRLEDVGIPTPDTNSQSKLILTSRYREVCFQMNAQRSLIKMQILDDDASWELFLSKLSKEASAAVEAGSQNVRGHAMAIAQSCGGLPLALNVIGTAVAGLEEGEWKSAADAIATNMDNIDGVNEMFARLKYSFDRLTPTQQQCFLYCTLFPEYGSISKEQLIDYWLAEGLLLNDCEKGYQIIRSLISACLLQASGSMSSKVKMHHIIRHLGLWLVNKSDTKFLAKPGMALDNAPSAGEWKEATRISIMSNNITELNFSPKCKNVTTLLIQNNPNLNKMSYGFFRTMSSLKVLDLSHTAITSLPECDALVALEHLNLSHTHIMRLPERLWLLKELRHLDLSVTVALEDTLNNCSKLHKLRVLNLFRSHYGIRDVDDLNLDSLMELLFLGITIYAEDVLKKLNMPRPLAKSTHRLNLKYCAEMQSIKISDLNHMEHLEELYVESCYDLNTVVADADVTTSHLQFLTLSVLPSLENVVVAPMPHNFQYIRKLVISQCPKLLNITWVRKLQMLERLVISHCDGMLEIVEDEEQYGAQMEMQEHASHKQEDHTVVETSWIESNDKGHNDFPKLRLMVLTELKKLRTICRPRAFPCLETLRVEDCPNLRSIPLRSMHNYEKLKQICGSSDWWKNLQWENGLEETRLESKYFIPI, from the exons ATGACTGACGCGATCAGCGCGGCCGGTTCGTGCCTGCAGCCCCTGTGCGAATGCCTCGATGGCACGGGCATGCTCGACGCAGCGGCCCGAGAGGTCGCCTCGTTCCTTCGCCTCAAATCCAACTGGGGCGATCTCGACAGGGCCAAGGAGCTGCTGCAGGCCGTCGAGACGACGGTGAGAGCGCGGGTCACCGCGGAGATGGACAAGCTGAACGTCTGTGACCCTCAGGTGCAGGTCTGGCTGAAGCGTGTCGATGAGCTGCAGCTGGAGGACATCGATGAGGAGTATGGCCGGCTGTTGAAGTATTCTTGCATCTCCCAGTGCACCCTCCATGCTCATCGGCGTACGGCGGTTGGCCGGCGTGTTGTTGAGGCGCTTGAGGAGGCGAATAAACTTATCGAGGAAGGGAGGCGGTTCAAGGAATTTGGGTTCAAGCCCCTGCCGAGGATTGTCGATCCCTTGCCTCAAATCAAAACGTTTGGTTTGGAGACCATGCGGAGCCAGCTCCACAACCTGTTTGAGAAGGGTGAATCCAACATAATTGGTGTGTGGGGCCAAGGAGGTGTTGGTAAGACCACACTCCTCCACGTCTTCAATAATCATCTTGACAAAAAGATCCATGACTATCAG GTTGTCATCTTTATTGAAGTATCGAATTCAGAGACACTGAACACAGTGGAGATACAACAGACTATCTCAGAAAGACTCAATTTGCCATGGAATGAAGCAGAGCCAGTTGGCAAACGGGCTAAATTCTTGGTAAAGGCACTGGCCAGGAAAAGGTTTGTAATCCTGCTTGATGATGTAAGGAAGAAATTCCGACTGGAGGATGTTGGCATCCCAACTCCAGATACCAACAGCCAGAGCAAGCTGATCCTCACGTCACGTTACCGAGAAGTATGCTTCCAGATGAATGCACAGAGGAGTTTGATTAAGATGCAGATTTTAGATGACGATGCTTCATGGGAACTATTCTTGAGCAAGCTGAGTAAGGAGGCTAGTGCAGCAGTTGAAGCAGGTTCCCAGAATGTCAGAGGTCATGCCATGGCAATAGCCCAAAGTTGTGGAGGCCTACCACTTGcgctcaatgtcattgggaccgctGTGGCAGGATTGGAAGAGGGAGAGTGGAAATCTGCTGCAGATGCAATTGCTACCAATATGGACAATATTGATGGTGTGAATGAAATGTTTGCTCGGTTGAAATACAGCTTTGACAGGCTCACACCCACTCAACAACAGTGTTTCCTATACTGCACTCTTTTTCCAGAGTATGGATCCATTAGTAAAGAGCAACTTATTGATTATTGGTTAGCTGAAGGTTTGCTATTAAATGATTGTGAGAAGGGTTATCAGATAATTCGCAGTCTTATTTCAGCCTGCTTGCTGCAGGCCAGTGGCTCAATGTCATCAAAGGTTAAAATGCACCACATAATCAGGCATCTGGGGCTTTGGTTGGTTAACAAGTCAGATACAAAGTTTCTAGCTAAACCAGGGATGGCCTTGGATAATGCTCCTTCAGCTGGAGAGTGGAAAGAAGCTACAAGGATCTCCATCATGTCTAATAACATCACCGAGCTTAATTTCTCGCCCAAGTGCAAAAACGTCACCACATTATTGATCCAGAACAATCCAAATTTGAACAAGATGAGCTATGGATTTTTCAGAACTATGTCGTCCTTGAAAGTGCTCGATCTTTCTCATACTGCGATAACATCACTTCCAGAATGTGATGCATTGGTTGCATTGGAGCATCTGAATTTGTCTCACACACACATTATGAGATTACCTGAGCGCCTATGGTTACTGAAAGAGTTGAGGCATTTGGATCTGAGTGTGACTGTTGCACTTGAAGATACCCTGAACAACTGCTCAAAGTTGCACAAGTTGAGAGTGCTCAATCTCTTCCGCAGCCACTATGGAATCCGTGATGTCGATGACCTGAATCTGGATTCCCTGATGGAACTATTGTTCCTCGGAATCACTATTTATGCTGAGGATGTGCTAAAAAAATTGAACATGCCCCGTCCTTTGGCAAAGTCAACACATCGCTTAAACTTGAAGTATTGTGCAGAGATGCAATCAATCAAAATCTCTGACCTCAACCACATGGAGCATCTTGAGGAGCTGTATGTTGAATCATGCTATGACCTGAATACAGTGGTTGCTGATGCTGACGTTACAACTTCACACCTGCAGTTCCTGACCCTCTCGGTTCTTCCCTCGTTGGAAAATGTCGTTGTTGCACCAATGCCACATAACTTTCAGTACATCCGCAAGTTGGTCATTTCACAGTGCCCGAAGTTGTTGAACATCACATGGGTCCGAAAACTTCAAATGCTTGAAAGGCTTGTTATATCTCATTGTGATGGCATGCTCGAAATTGTTGAAGATGAGGAGCAGTATGGAGCACAAATGGAAATGCAAGAGCACGCTTCACATAAACAAGAAGACCATACTGTTGTAGAGACTTCATGGATTGAGTCGAATGACAAAGGGCACAATGACTTCCCAAAGTTGAGATTGATGGTATTGACGGAACTTAAGAAGCTGAGGACTATTTGTAGACCAAGAGCTTTCCCATGTCTTGAGACCCTTCGGGTGGAGGACTGCCCAAATCTGAGAAGCATCCCGTTGAGAAGCATGCATAACTATGAGAAATTAAAGCAAATATGTGGTTCGTCTGATTGGTGGAAGAATCTTCAGTGGGAAAACGGGCTGGAGGAGACACGTCTGGAGAGCAAGTACTTCATTCCAATATGA
- the LOC124674014 gene encoding disease resistance protein RPS2-like, with protein MTDAISAAGSCLQPLCECLDGTGMLDAAAREVASFLRLKSNWGDLDRAKELLQAVETTVRARVTAEMDKLNVCDPQVQVWLKRVDELQLEDIDEEYGRLLKYSCISQCTLHAHRRTAVGRRVVEALEEANKLIEEGRRFKEFGFKPLPRIVDPLPQIKTFGLETMRSQLHNLFEKGESNIIGVWGQGGVGKTTLLHVFNNHLDKKIHDYQVVIFIEVSNSETLNTVEIQQTISERLNLPWNEAEPVGKRAKFLVKALARKRFVVLLDDVRKKFQLEDVGIPTPDTNSQSKLILTSRYREVCFQMNAQRSLIKMQILDDDASWELFLSKLSKEASAAVEAGSQNVRDHAMAIARSCGGLPLALNVIGTAVAGLEEGEWKSAADAIATNMDNIDGVNEMFARLKYSFDRLTPTQQQCFLYCTLFPEYGSISKEQLIDYWLAEGLLLNDCEKGYQIIRSLISACLLQASGSMSSKVKMHHIIRHLGLWLVNKSDSKFLAKPGMALDNAPSAGEWKEATRISIMSNNITELNFSPKCKNVTTLLIQNNPNLNKMSYGFFRTMSSLKVLDLSHTAITSLPECDALVALEHLNLSHTHIMRLPERLWLLKELRHLDLSVTVALEDTLNNCSKLHKLRVLNLFRSHYGIRDVDDLNLDSLRELLFLGITIYAEDVLKKLNMPRPLAKSTHRLNLKYCAEMQSIKISDLNHMEYLEELYVESCYDLNTVVADADLTTSHLQFLTLSVLPSLENVVVAPMPHNFQYIRKLVISQCPKLLNITWVRKLQMLERLVISHCDGMLEIVEDEEQYGAQMEMQEHASHKQEDHTVVETSWIESNDKGHNDFPKLRLMVLTELKKLRTICRPRAFPCLETLRVEDCPNLRSIPLRSMHNYGKLKQICGSSDWWKNLQWENGVEETRLESKYFIPI; from the exons ATGACTGACGCGATCAGCGCGGCCGGTTCGTGCCTGCAGCCCCTGTGCGAATGCCTCGATGGCACGGGCATGCTCGACGCAGCGGCCCGAGAGGTCGCCTCGTTCCTTCGCCTCAAATCCAACTGGGGCGATCTGGACAGGGCCAAGGAGCTGCTGCAGGCCGTCGAGACGACGGTGAGAGCGCGGGTCACCGCGGAGATGGACAAGCTGAACGTCTGTGACCCTCAGGTGCAGGTCTGGCTGAAGCGTGTCGATGAGCTGCAGCTGGAGGACATCGATGAGGAGTATGGCCGGCTGTTGAAGTATTCTTGCATCTCCCAGTGCACCCTCCATGCTCATCGGCGTACGGCGGTTGGCCGGCGTGTTGTTGAGGCGCTTGAGGAGGCGAATAAACTTATCGAGGAAGGGAGGCGGTTCAAGGAATTTGGGTTCAAGCCCCTGCCGAGGATTGTCGATCCCTTGCCTCAAATCAAAACGTTTGGTTTGGAGACCATGCGGAGCCAGCTCCACAACCTGTTTGAGAAGGGTGAATCCAACATAATTGGTGTGTGGGGCCAAGGAGGTGTTGGTAAGACCACACTCCTCCACGTCTTCAATAATCATCTTGACAAAAAGATCCATGACTATCAG GTTGTTATCTTTATTGAAGTATCCAATTCAGAGACACTGAACACAGTGGAGATACAACAGACTATCTCAGAAAGACTCAATTTGCCATGGAATGAAGCAGAGCCAGTTGGCAAACGGGCTAAATTCTTGGTAAAGGCACTGGCCAGGAAAAGGTTTGTAGTCCTGCTTGATGATGTAAGGAAGAAATTCCAACTGGAGGATGTTGGCATCCCAACTCCAGATACCAACAGCCAGAGCAAGCTGATCCTCACGTCACGTTACCGAGAAGTATGCTTCCAGATGAATGCACAGAGGAGTTTGATTAAGATGCAGATTTTGGATGACGATGCTTCATGGGAACTATTCTTGAGCAAGCTGAGTAAGGAAGCTAGTGCAGCAGTTGAAGCAGGTTCCCAGAATGTCAGAGACCATGCCATGGCAATAGCCCGAAGTTGTGGAGGCCTACCACTTGcgctcaatgtcattgggaccgctGTGGCAGGCTTGGAAGAGGGAGAGTGGAAATCTGCTGCAGATGCAATTGCTACCAATATGGACAATATTGATGGTGTGAATGAAATGTTTGCTCGGTTGAAATACAGCTTTGACAGGCTCACACCCACTCAACAACAGTGTTTCCTATACTGCACTCTTTTTCCAGAGTATGGATCCATTAGTAAAGAGCAACTTATTGATTATTGGTTAGCTGAAGGTTTGCTATTAAATGATTGTGAGAAGGGTTATCAGATAATTCGCAGTCTTATTTCAGCCTGCTTGCTGCAGGCTAGTGGCTCAATGTCATCAAAGGTTAAAATGCACCACATAATCAGGCATCTGGGGCTTTGGTTGGTTAACAAGTCAGATTCAAAGTTTCTAGCTAAACCAGGGATGGCCTTGGATAATGCTCCTTCAGCTGGAGAGTGGAAAGAAGCTACAAGGATCTCCATCATGTCTAATAACATCACCGAGCTTAATTTCTCGCCCAAGTGCAAAAACGTCACCACATTATTGATCCAGAACAATCCAAATTTAAACAAGATGAGCTATGGATTTTTCAGAACTATGTCGTCCTTGAAAGTGCTCGATCTTTCTCATACTGCGATAACATCACTTCCAGAATGTGATGCATTGGTTGCATTGGAGCATCTGAATTTGTCTCACACACACATTATGAGGTTACCTGAGCGCCTATGGTTACTGAAAGAGTTGAGGCATTTGGATCTGAGTGTGACTGTTGCACTTGAAGATACCCTGAACAACTGCTCAAAGTTACACAAGTTGAGAGTGCTCAATCTCTTCCGCAGCCACTATGGAATCCGTGATGTCGATGACCTGAATCTGGATTCCCTGAGGGAACTATTGTTCCTCGGAATCACTATTTATGCTGAGGATGTGCTAAAAAAATTGAACATGCCCCGTCCTTTGGCAAAGTCAACACATCGCTTAAACTTGAAGTATTGTGCAGAGATGCAATCAATCAAAATCTCTGACCTCAACCACATGGAGTATCTTGAGGAGCTGTATGTTGAATCATGTTATGACCTGAATACAGTGGTTGCTGATGCTGACCTTACAACTTCACACCTGCAGTTCCTGACCCTCTCGGTTCTTCCCTCGTTGGAAAATGTCGTTGTTGCACCAATGCCACATAACTTTCAGTACATCCGCAAGTTGGTCATTTCACAGTGCCCGAAGTTGTTGAACATCACATGGGTCAGAAAACTTCAAATGCTTGAGAGGCTTGTCATATCTCATTGTGATGGCATGCTCGAAATTGTAGAAGATGAGGAGCAGTATGGAGCACAAATGGAAATGCAAGAGCACGCTTCACATAAACAAGAAGACCATACTGTTGTAGAGACTTCATGGATTGAGTCGAATGACAAAGGGCACAATGACTTCCCAAAGTTGAGATTGATGGTATTGACGGAACTTAAGAAGCTGAGGACTATTTGTAGACCAAGAGCTTTCCCATGTCTTGAGACCCTTCGGGTGGAGGACTGCCCAAATCTGAGAAGCATCCCGTTGAGAAGCATGCATAACTATGGGAAATTAAAGCAAATATGTGGTTCGTCTGATTGGTGGAAGAATCTTCAGTGGGAAAACGGGGTGGAGGAGACACGTCTGGAGAGCAAGTACTTCATTCCAATATGA
- the LOC124676609 gene encoding protein disulfide isomerase pTAC5, chloroplastic-like, with translation MIITTVAFPFVSSFHRPRLRPCPRRAVFLLVRSASSPSSSWEEREETRWLREEQRWLREEQRWLREESRWRAEREALLSEITALHLRLRALEPLADATAPVPPPKPKPKPAESVAPPPPPVPAARVASPPPPKPAARVPPPPPPVPATAKVVEVTKEVIVEEKAKPKAGSSGGKRRALRVGSEGEEVRLMQEALEKLGFYSGEEDTEFSSFSTGTERAVKTWQASIGTTEDGLMTSELLERLFTGHIGEDIEKVGINGALVQAVTEAAEVPQTVVKEDFNKHRVYLLGENRWEDPSRLTNRNKPISGATTASTKQCITCRGEGHLLCLECDGTGEPNIEPQFLEWIGEDTKCAYCEGLGYTICDACEGNKTVKS, from the exons ATGATCATCACCACCGTCGCATTCCCGTTCGTCTCCTCCTTCCACCGACCGCGCCTCAGGCCCTGCCCGCGGCGCGCCGTCTTCCTCCTCGTCCGGTCGGCCTCATCGCCGTCGTCTTCGTGGGAGGAGCGCGAGGAAACGCGGTGGCTGCGAGAGGAGCAGCGCTGGCTGCGAGAGGAGCAGAGGTGGCTGCGCGAGGAGTCGCGGTGGCGCGCCGAGCGCGAGGCCCTCCTCTCCGAGATCACCGCGCTCCACCTGCGCCTCCGCGCGCTCGAGCCGCTCGCGGACGCCACCGCTCCGGTGCCTCCGCCAAAGCCCAAGCCCAAGCCCGCGGAGAGTGTtgctccgcctccaccgccagtACCCGCTGCGCGCGTTGCTTCGCCTCCTCCGCCCAAGCCCGCGGCGCGCGtgcctcctcccccgccgcccgTGCCGGCGACGGCGAAGGTGGTCGAGGTGACGAAGGAGGTGATTGTCGAGGAGAAGGCGAAACCCAAGGCGGGGAGCAGCGGCGGCAAGAGGAGGGCGCTGAGGGTAGGGAGCGAAGGGGAGGAAGTGCGCCTCATGCAG GAAGCCTTGGAGAAGCTAGGCTTTTACTCCGGCGAGGAAGACACGGAGTTCTCCAGCTTCTCAACCGGCACAGAGCGAGCCGTCAAGACCTGGCAG GCATCGATAGGGACTACTGAGGATGGACTGATGACATCGGAGCTACTTGAGAGATTGTTCACAGGACATATTGGGGAAGATATAGAAAAG GTAGGCATAAACGGAGCACTGGTTCAAGCTGTAACTGAAGCTGCAGAGGTTCCACAAACTGTGGTAAAAGAAGACTTCAACAAACACAGAGTGTATCTTCTTGGTGAAAATAGGTGGGAAGATCCCTCCAGGCTGACCAATAGGAACAAGCCAATCAGTGGTGCTACTACTGCGTCAACAAAGCAGTGCATCACCTGTCGAGGCGAAGGCCACCTCCTCTGCCTAG AATGTGATGGAACAGGTGAGCCCAACATTGAACCACAG TTCTTGGAGTGGATTGGCGAAGATACAAAGTGCGCATACTGTGAAGGCCTTGGCTACACTATATGTGATGCCTGTGAAGGGAATAAAACAGTGAAAAGTTGA